Below is a genomic region from Balaenoptera ricei isolate mBalRic1 chromosome 3, mBalRic1.hap2, whole genome shotgun sequence.
CCCTGGATGGGATGGGCGCTGCGGCCGCGGCCCACCCGGCCACGCTTGAGGCACTCCACGGCCTCGCCCCAGCCCACTCCCCTTCTCACCCCACCACAGAGCATGGTCAATACCAAGCCTGAGCAGGCGGAGGAGGAGTCGGAGGAGGTGAGGGAACAGAAACACAAAACCTTCGTGGAGAAGTATGAGAAACAGATCAAGCACTTCGGTGAGTTGGGCCCAGGTCGGGGCCCAGTGGGCGGTGCACGTGACAAGGGGCTGGCCCTCCGCCTCCAGGGCCCTTCCAACATCTTGCCAACCCCTTCTCACAGGCATGCTCCGCCGCTGGGACGACAGCCAGAAGTACCTGTCGGACAACGTCcacctggtgtgcgaggagaccGCCAACTACCTGGTCATCTGGTGCATTGACCTAGAGGTGGAGGAGGTACGTGGAGCCCGCCCTCGGGGCTGGGGAAAGGCTCTGCCCTGAGTCCGCCACTTGGCGACGCCGTGCTTGTTTTCCCTTGGCAGAAATGTGCGCTGATGGAGCAGGTGGCCCACCAGACCATCGTCATGCAGTTCATCCTGGAGCTGGCCAAGAGCCTGAAGGTGGACCCCCGTGCCTGCTTCCGGCAGTTCTTCACCAAGATCAAGGTAGGGAGGGGCCCGAGCGGCCAGGGCAGAGTGGAGGGTGGTCCTCCTCAGGGAACCAGCCTGCGGTCcactgggggagacagacacGGGTCTACTCGGACTCAAGCCCCTGTGATCAGACCTCTCCTCAGTCAGGAGAGGGCTGGGCCACGGAGGAGCTGACGAGTGGTCGGCTCCTGGGCAGATTTGGAAAGCCGAGCTGGCACGATGTGCTGAAAATCCTAACCTGGGGTGAGGGCCAGAGTCAAGGACGCCTGTGGGTTTCTTACCTGAGCACCTGAAGAGCAGACCTATCCCTGCTGAGCTGGGGGAGATGCAGGACAGACGGAGGGGTGTGATCTGGAGCTCCGGGGTGGCTGTGTTGCATTTGAGATGCCTGCTAAGCTCCACAGGAGGACCTGGAGGAGGTGGGTGTCACGAGTCTGAGGTTCAGGGGGATGTGCAGGCAGGTGGTCGTGAGCACAGAGGTGTCAAGTCGAGCTcagaggaggcagaggagagccCTGAGGCCCAGGGTGCCCGTCTTTCAGTTCAGGACCAGATGTGGGGAGCCCTGGGGCATCTCTGAGCACCTGCAGTGGGAGGGTCTTGGGTCCCCCAGTTCAGCCCTGTGCACGCCCCTGCCCCCCGCAGACTGCCGACCGTCAGTACATGGAGGGCTTCAACGACGAGCTGGAGGCCTTCAAAGACCGCGTGCGGGGCCGGGCCAAGCTGCGCATCGAGAAGGCCATGAAGGAGTACGAGGAGGAGGAGCGCAAGAAGCGGCTCGGCCCCGGCGGCCTGGACCCCGTCGAGGTCTACGAGTCCCTCCCTGAGGTGCGGCTCCCTGGGCCCTGGCGGGCAGCAGGCAGGCAGCCAGTGGGGTCCCCGGGGTCCCTGGGAACCAGGCCCTGACCCCGCCCCTCTGCACCCACAGGAACTCCAGAAATGCTTTGACGTGAAGGATGTGCAGATGCTCCAAGATGCCATCAGCAAGATGGACCCCACCGTGAGTAACTGCGCCCAAGCCCACCTGGGCGAGCGATgtgcctcccccgccccctccagctCCGCTGCCCACATCCTTGGTAGAAGTGTCCCTCCTGGGCTTCTCAAAGGAACAAGGGACGTTTTGTCACTGTGTGGCCAGCACACGAGGCAGCCGGGCTCTGTGCCACCTGCTCacttacatttattgagcacctactgtgtgcccagcgTCCAGATTGAGTGTCCCTGTCCCTGTGGGCTGTTTATGAGCACACCCAGGTGACCCCACCTTTGCCAGCAGCTCACAGTGGCCCAAGGAGGGGGTCCCTTTCcagcctcagttacctcatcaAACCACTTTCTCTCGATATTAACTCACGAAATCCATGGGGAGGGCTGAGCACGTAGTTGGTGCTGGTAAACAGCAGCTGTTTGGAGCAGTAACCGCGCTGGTAGATAAATACTTTGAGTCTTGATAGACCTCAGTTTGACCCCATTCCTGCTGCCTGGCTCACTGGTTGGCCACattgctttcctcatctgtaaaatgagtctgGTCGCAAGACCTGGCCCAGGGTTTCTAGACGCTTCTGTGGGAATGAACATCTAGACCAGGGGTCTTCCgcctgtggcttgcaggctcattGCCTGTCTCTACATAAAACTTGATTGGAATGCAGCAGCCAGGATGGtttattttcatcttgtctgtggcTGATTTTGTGCTACAACCCTAAAGTTGAGGAATGATGGGTTGAGAGGTTTTGACAGAGACCATAGGGCCTGCAAGCCAAAAATAttcactgtctggccctttacaaaaaagtttgctgacccttgttcTAGACTACACTGTTTAAACTTGGATTAAAGTTAAGTAAGATTTAAAGTTCCCCTGCACCAGCCACATTTGAAGTACTCGGTAGCCACacgtggctggtggctaccatattgtaCGGCACAGATTACAGGCCATTTCCATCATTGCGGGCAGTTCTTTTGTAAAGCTGTGATCTAGAAAGAGCAGGAAGCAGGCTCGAGGATGTGCAGGGGACAGGCGGGCCACCAGAAGGTGGCAGCCCAGCCTCACCAACCCACCCTTCTCCCTGCAGGACGCGAAGTACCACATGCAGCGCTGCATCGACTCTGGCCTCTGGGTCCCCAACTCCAAGTCCAGTGAGgccaaagaagaggaggaggcggGTCCCAGGGACCCCTTGCTGGAAGCCTCCAAGCCGGGCGACGAGAAAGACGTCAGCGCATGACCCACCTCAGCTGCTGCCCGACTGCCTGCAGGCCCCTGTGTGCcccttttcagaaaacaaaaatagacaccatctccccagctcctggcttCCTCCACTTTTGCTGCTCCCACACCTAGCCTGGAGGGGCCTGCCCACCCCCCTCCACTGACCCCACTCCCCAAGTGCTCATCCACGTCTGCTTTGAGTCAAGGCGCTTCAGTGCCTGCAGCTCCCCCTCTTCAGCATTATGCCAAAGGCTCGGGGGTCCAGGGAGGGGTAGAGGTTGCCAGACTGGTCCacggggtaggggtggggtcCCCCGCCGAGGGCCCTGCCCCAGTCACTGTGGGCTCCGTTTTCACTGTTCATCTGCTGTTGAGTCTCCTATATAGTAAACAGCAATTATCTTCCAATAAAGGATTTCAGATGCTCCGCGAGACCTCAGGAGGGCTGGCACAGCTCTTCTcttgagggggtgggagggaacccTGGTGAGTGCTGGCGGCTGGGCCTGTGATGCCCCCAGCTTTGCCCTGCAGCAAATGGGCAATGTCCTCCATCCTCACTCCAGGCTCTCCAGGAACGTGCTGTTCCGCCGCCTGGAACACTTCCTCAGGACACCTTTGTGTCAGAGTTCTCactacccaccccccaccccgcccataAGTCTTGGGCTTATCTCATCCCTCTGAGACCCCCACCACATGAACTTGCACCGTGTCTCACCTTCCACACGGCCAGCTCTGCCTTCAAAACAAATCTTGAGTCCACTGCCCTTCGTCCTCCACCCTGGTTCAGGTCCCTATCACCTCTGGCCTGCATGCCCCCTCCAGCCTCTTCCCTGTCTCCCCTGCCCTCACTGGACCCCAACAGGCAGCCGCCAGTGGGCACCTGTGAACACCTGAGTCCGGGCACATCCCTCCCTCAGAGCAGAAGCCTAAGACCTCCCTGCAGTTCACCAGGCCCTGTACCATCTGCCTGGTCACCTCCCTGCCCTTGTCTCGTGTCCTCCCCTTCTCATCAACTCCCTCCTTGCTGATCCTTAAGCACTTTCAAGTTTTTCTatcagtgtgaccttgggcaacttcctCAGCCTCAGTGTCCCCCTCTACAATGAGAGTAATGTTCAGGCCTTCCAGGGTTGCGATGAGGAGTAGGTGAGATAATGTACAGGCACGCATGGCGCCTGGTACTCAGATGCTCAAAATCTGGGCCTCGGCACATGCCTGTCCCTCTGCTTGAACACCCTTCCCTTTAAAAAGTAATCTTTTTAAAGCTGTCTTCCTTTAAAAGTTAATGAAATATTCGGGCTGCAGGAAAGGCTTAAAGAATACTATAATAAACAAGGACACATCAGCTTTTAAGACATGAAATGCCGAGGATCCAGTGAAGCCCACTGCCCACCTCTTCTGGGGGACACCAGCCCctggcagctgcttctcactccAATCAGagctctgccacctcctcccaGAGGTCCTCCTTGACCCGCCTTTTGAGTCACCCATCACATCTGGCCATGCAGCTTCTTCACCTGCCTGGCTTTGCTAACGTGTGTACTGCTGTCTCCTTTATGCTGTGAGGACCACCATGGCACAAACTGAGTCTTTCTTGGTTCTAAAATATTCCCAGTGCCCCTAAGGGGTCCTGGCCCTCAGTAAATGTCTTTGTGTTCAAGCTGATCACCACCAGGGGGCAACAGTGAGCTGCAAACCTGAGTGGCATTACCTAATGCTTTTCATATAGATGAGAATGGCtggtgggggggggatgggggggatgggggggctcTCCTAAGGCCCTGGATAAACCCCACCCATCCAGGATCCACTCAGGATCATCAACTTGTTAATTCTTTACTGCAAAAACTTTCAAAGATAGAATCCATATTCCTGATATTTTGTTTGACCTCAGGCTTCAATAGAATTCAGCactgttactgatttttttttttttaattaatttatttatttttggctgcattgggtcttcgttgctgtgcctgggctttctctacttgcagcgagcgggggctactctttgttgcggtgcgtgggcttctcattgcgttggcttttcttgttgcggagcacgggctctaggtgcatgggcttccgtagttgtggcgcacaggctcagtagttgtggcgcacgggcttagttgttccgcggcatgtgggatcttcccggaccagggctcaaacctgtgttccctgcattgggaggcggattcttaaccactgagccaccagggaagccctgtta
It encodes:
- the CDC37 gene encoding hsp90 co-chaperone Cdc37, which produces MVDYSVWDHIEVSDDEDETHPNIDTASLFRWRHQARVERMEQFQKEKEELDRGCRECKRKVAECQRKLQELEVAEGEGSRAELERLQAEAQQLRKEERSWEQKLEEMRKKEKSMPWNVDTLSKDGFSKSMVNTKPEQAEEESEEVREQKHKTFVEKYEKQIKHFGMLRRWDDSQKYLSDNVHLVCEETANYLVIWCIDLEVEEKCALMEQVAHQTIVMQFILELAKSLKVDPRACFRQFFTKIKTADRQYMEGFNDELEAFKDRVRGRAKLRIEKAMKEYEEEERKKRLGPGGLDPVEVYESLPEELQKCFDVKDVQMLQDAISKMDPTDAKYHMQRCIDSGLWVPNSKSSEAKEEEEAGPRDPLLEASKPGDEKDVSA